A genomic window from Bicyclus anynana chromosome 11, ilBicAnyn1.1, whole genome shotgun sequence includes:
- the LOC112052324 gene encoding TM2 domain-containing protein CG10795 isoform X1: MSRLIFFLICLPFLNSIGHASDEAKGDKNVTVDCNTLRLGQYICPHPNKTQIDPDTQQFIGCTKGKDIPSEGEADVLCIAAEGIICNQTNNSTFWRKMPCKWTNGYSLEIALLLSVFLGMFGLDRFYLGYPGIGLAKLCTLGFMFLGQLLDIILIAAQVVGPSDGSAYIIPYYGAGVTVVRSDNETYLLPQADWHNIT; the protein is encoded by the exons ATGTCACGattgatattttttctaatttgtttaCCGTTTCTCAATTCGATTGGACACGCTTCTGATGAAGCTAAAGGTGATAAGAATGTGACTGTGGACTGCAATACTTTGCGATTGGGTCAATATATTTGTCCGCATCCAAACAAAACCCAAATAGATCCAGACACTCAGCAGTTCATAGGATGTACAAAAGGGAAAGACATTCCGTCGGAAGGTGAAGCTGacg TGCTATGTATAGCTGCCGAGGGAATCATATGCAATCAAACCAATAATTCTACATTTTGGAGAAAGATGCCATGTAAATGGAC gAATGGATACTCTTTAGAAATAGCACTATTGCTGTCAGTTTTCCTAGGAATGTTTGGTTTGGATAGATTCTATCTTGGATATCCTGGCATTGGCTTAGCTAAGTTGTGCACTCTGGGCTTTATGTTCCTTGGCCAACTCTTGGATATAATACTCATTGCTGCTCAG GTGGTGGGGCCTTCTGATGGTTCAGCATACATTATACCCTATTATGGGGCTGGTGTGACAGTTGTGAGGAGCGACAATGAGACGTACCTATTGCCACAAGCCGACTGGCACAACATTACCTGA
- the LOC112052324 gene encoding TM2 domain-containing protein CG10795 isoform X3 encodes MRVAVLCIAAEGIICNQTNNSTFWRKMPCKWTNGYSLEIALLLSVFLGMFGLDRFYLGYPGIGLAKLCTLGFMFLGQLLDIILIAAQVVGPSDGSAYIIPYYGAGVTVVRSDNETYLLPQADWHNIT; translated from the exons TGCTATGTATAGCTGCCGAGGGAATCATATGCAATCAAACCAATAATTCTACATTTTGGAGAAAGATGCCATGTAAATGGAC gAATGGATACTCTTTAGAAATAGCACTATTGCTGTCAGTTTTCCTAGGAATGTTTGGTTTGGATAGATTCTATCTTGGATATCCTGGCATTGGCTTAGCTAAGTTGTGCACTCTGGGCTTTATGTTCCTTGGCCAACTCTTGGATATAATACTCATTGCTGCTCAG GTGGTGGGGCCTTCTGATGGTTCAGCATACATTATACCCTATTATGGGGCTGGTGTGACAGTTGTGAGGAGCGACAATGAGACGTACCTATTGCCACAAGCCGACTGGCACAACATTACCTGA
- the LOC112052324 gene encoding TM2 domain-containing protein CG10795 isoform X2, which translates to MKNDSEINMLCIAAEGIICNQTNNSTFWRKMPCKWTNGYSLEIALLLSVFLGMFGLDRFYLGYPGIGLAKLCTLGFMFLGQLLDIILIAAQVVGPSDGSAYIIPYYGAGVTVVRSDNETYLLPQADWHNIT; encoded by the exons TGCTATGTATAGCTGCCGAGGGAATCATATGCAATCAAACCAATAATTCTACATTTTGGAGAAAGATGCCATGTAAATGGAC gAATGGATACTCTTTAGAAATAGCACTATTGCTGTCAGTTTTCCTAGGAATGTTTGGTTTGGATAGATTCTATCTTGGATATCCTGGCATTGGCTTAGCTAAGTTGTGCACTCTGGGCTTTATGTTCCTTGGCCAACTCTTGGATATAATACTCATTGCTGCTCAG GTGGTGGGGCCTTCTGATGGTTCAGCATACATTATACCCTATTATGGGGCTGGTGTGACAGTTGTGAGGAGCGACAATGAGACGTACCTATTGCCACAAGCCGACTGGCACAACATTACCTGA
- the LOC112052321 gene encoding evolutionarily conserved signaling intermediate in Toll pathway, mitochondrial, translating into MNVNRLRNLLRARPTLFSVRWNNSENKLAIYDPFYAKPKKTKETYLEVIKKFEDQDTRRRGHVEFIYAALRRMKEFGVQKDLEVYKALVDVLPKGKFIPTNIFQSEFMHYPKQQQCAVDLLDQMEDNGVMPDTEMEQMLLNVFGRRGIPLRKYWRMMYWMPKFKNLSPWHLPDQLPGDTLELARLAIQRITSVDPDTRVDTWQTEEIEASLDKTWIVSAQSRTQQVLLSEQPLDEPLVIKGPFNVYLRDQVVTYFILLGKIRPEYKDESDTDDVSNIPRPPGIPGVIGKVTLPQVKSTTHEQDDGTIVAVCATGTSSRDSLLSWIRLLEKNNNPLLSSIPVIFTLVAPSSDVSLFETQPATQNEKNES; encoded by the exons ATGAACGTTAACCGATTAAGAAATCTTCTAAGAGCAAGACCTACTTTATTCTCAGTAAGATGGAATAACTCAGAGAATAAACTAGCTATTTACGATCCTTTTTATGCCAAACCAAAGAAGACGAAGGAAACTTATTTGGAGGTTATTAAAAAGTTCGAAGACCAAGACACTAGGCGGCGAGGTCATGTCGAGTTTATTTACGCTGCTTTACGTAGAATGAAAGAATTCGGTGTTCAAAAAGATTTGGAAGTTTATAAAGCACTAGTTGATGTTCTGCCAAAAGGGAAATTTATTCCTACGAACATTTTTCAGTCAGAATTTATGCATTACCCTAAACAACAACAATGTGCTGTTGATCTATTGGATCAAATGGAGGATAATG GAGTAATGCCAGATACTGAAATGGAACAGATGCTGTTGAATGTATTTGGCAGAAGAGGGATACCATTGAGGAAATACTGGAGAATGATGTACTGGATGCCGAAGTTCAAAAACCTTAGCCCGTGGCACTTACCTGATCAGCTACCTGGTGACACCTTGGAACTGGCAAGACTTGCTATTCAGAGGATAACATCAGTGGATCCCGATACAAGAGTAGATACTTGGCAG ACAGAAGAAATTGAGGCCTCTCTGGATAAAACATGGATAGTCAGTGCACAGAGCAGAACACAACAAGTACTCTTGTCCGAACAACCTTTGGATGAACCCTTGGTTATAAAAGGCCCTTTCAATGTATATCTGAGGGATCAAGTGGTTACATACTTTATATTGCTTGGAAAGATTCGCCCTGAATATAAAGATGAATCAGATACAGATG atgTTTCAAATATACCAAGGCCACCAGGAATACCAGGTGTTATAGGAAAAGTGACACTACCACAAGTCAAAAGCACTACACATGAACAAGATGATGGAACAATAGTAGCTGTCTGTGCAACAG GAACATCATCAAGAGACTCACTATTATCTTGGATAAGATTACTAGAGAAAAATAACAATCCATTATTATCAAGTATACCAGTTATATTTACACTAGTCGCGCCTTCTAGTGATGTATCATTGTTTGAAACTCAGCCTGCTACACAAAATGAGAAGAACGAGTCATAG